The proteins below are encoded in one region of Gemmatimonadota bacterium:
- a CDS encoding alpha/beta hydrolase, whose amino-acid sequence MSRRGMGPGGPNRDPLLKEAVLTVPPAIWEIPEPLSTDRVKVDDDAVIVLRRHGNPAGPRLVLSHGNGLAIDLYYPFWSLLAAGFDLVVYDLRNHGWNEVGALENHRFDAFSRDHDSVFVAIERLYGVKPTVGVFHSISALAAMHLPSRGSHYSAMVLFTPPLCNKGPRYGEFEQRAVRTGNMLSVREPWFRAREELAELHANLHYFQHAVPGVFDLVARTTLRASGTGQGYELRCPREYEAQIWYEASQPAVSVDFASLRCPIRIVGSDPALDPNRPKFDYSAAAGVDYEFVPGTTHFLQLEKPEECAAVMLDFLSRQGFVESP is encoded by the coding sequence TTGTCTCGTAGGGGAATGGGACCAGGAGGTCCGAATCGAGATCCACTGTTAAAGGAAGCTGTTTTGACCGTACCCCCGGCAATCTGGGAGATACCCGAGCCGCTGTCCACTGACCGCGTCAAGGTGGACGACGACGCCGTCATCGTCCTGAGACGCCACGGGAATCCAGCAGGCCCCCGGCTTGTCCTGAGTCACGGAAATGGCCTCGCAATAGACCTCTACTACCCGTTCTGGTCACTACTGGCCGCCGGTTTCGACCTCGTGGTCTATGATCTCAGGAACCACGGATGGAACGAAGTCGGAGCCCTGGAGAACCATCGTTTCGATGCTTTTTCCCGCGACCACGACAGCGTCTTCGTTGCGATCGAACGGCTTTACGGCGTGAAACCCACGGTGGGCGTCTTCCACTCCATTTCTGCCCTGGCCGCCATGCACCTGCCATCGAGAGGCAGCCACTACTCCGCAATGGTGCTGTTCACGCCGCCGCTGTGCAACAAGGGCCCGAGATACGGGGAGTTCGAGCAGCGGGCGGTGCGAACGGGAAACATGCTCAGCGTGAGGGAGCCGTGGTTTCGGGCCCGGGAAGAACTCGCCGAGCTACATGCCAACCTGCATTACTTCCAGCACGCTGTGCCGGGTGTTTTCGATCTCGTTGCCAGGACGACCCTCAGGGCGTCAGGGACGGGACAGGGTTACGAGCTCCGATGCCCGCGCGAGTACGAAGCGCAGATCTGGTATGAAGCCTCTCAACCTGCGGTGTCTGTGGACTTCGCCTCCCTGCGGTGTCCCATCCGGATCGTCGGATCGGACCCCGCCCTGGATCCGAACCGTCCGAAGTTTGACTACAGCGCCGCCGCAGGCGTCGACTATGAGTTCGTGCCCGGAACGACACACTTTCTGCAGCTCGAGAAACCGGAGGAGTGCGCGGCGGTGATGCTGGACTTCCTGAGCCGGCAGGGCTTTGTCGAGAGCCCGTGA
- a CDS encoding phage holin family protein, with protein MTMILKMILTTLAILLVTNVYSGIQVDSVTTAIIAAVVLALINTIVRPVIVLLTLPISMLTLGLFLLVINAAMLYVAAWLVNGFDVGGYWDALIASLIISVVVALLNGLIKSKS; from the coding sequence ATAACCATGATCCTGAAAATGATCCTGACGACCCTGGCCATACTGCTGGTGACCAACGTGTACAGCGGCATCCAGGTCGATTCGGTAACCACCGCAATCATCGCGGCCGTCGTCCTGGCCCTCATCAATACGATCGTGCGGCCCGTCATCGTCCTCCTGACCCTGCCCATCAGCATGCTCACGCTGGGTCTCTTTCTCCTCGTCATCAACGCGGCCATGCTGTACGTGGCCGCCTGGCTCGTCAACGGGTTCGACGTGGGCGGCTACTGGGACGCCCTGATCGCGTCGCTTATCATTTCGGTCGTCGTGGCCCTGCTGAACGGGCTGATCAAGAGCAAGAGCTGA
- a CDS encoding dUTP diphosphatase, which yields MSTPVVIPIASTRPDRVHPAPRRMTPGSAGLDLYACVDEPVEIAPKQLELIGTGYAIALPPGYEGQVRPRSGLALNHKIGVLNSPGTIDSDYRGEIKVILFNFGDLPYSVSDRERIAQLVIATVPFVVFEEVDRLDETGRGAGGYGHTGR from the coding sequence ATGAGCACGCCCGTCGTCATACCCATCGCCTCGACCCGGCCGGACAGAGTGCATCCGGCGCCGCGAAGGATGACGCCCGGATCCGCGGGGCTCGACCTGTACGCCTGTGTCGACGAGCCGGTGGAAATCGCGCCGAAACAGCTCGAACTGATCGGGACGGGATACGCCATCGCACTGCCCCCGGGATACGAAGGGCAGGTACGCCCCCGGAGCGGCCTGGCGCTCAATCACAAGATCGGGGTGCTGAACAGCCCGGGCACGATCGATTCGGACTACCGCGGAGAGATCAAGGTGATTCTCTTCAATTTCGGTGATCTGCCGTACAGCGTAAGCGACCGGGAAAGAATCGCCCAGCTCGTCATCGCCACCGTACCATTCGTCGTCTTCGAAGAGGTCGACCGCCTCGATGAAACCGGTCGCGGCGCAGGCGGATACGGCCACACGGGAAGATAA
- a CDS encoding insulinase family protein translates to MPESTDRTRKTVLPNGIRVVTEHMPHVRSVTMGVWVWSGTRFEPAEKPGIAHFLEHAVFKGTEKRSAFQIAQSIESLGGYLNAFTGRELNCYFARVMDSHLPVAVDVIGDLLQSSKFDPHEIEKEKMVVIEEIHGLEDNPEDLVSELYANLIWQPHPLSRPILGNAPSVTSFTRNHLVAYLAARYRNDCTYVIAAGSVDHEALVDLVREQYDFSGERQHAGTDVDADVDAADVGLDATRRSKRHKKRVLNKDIAQVHLCLGGVALPYGHPSKYALFLLNALLGGGMTSRLFQKIREEAGLAYSIYSDLDFYRDTGQICISAGVDPKDAQRTVDLIRQECRVLCEQPVPEEELRDTRSQLTGSLYLSLEESGSVMNRLARAEIYENTCTSVDEIVRKLDEVTTSDIAELAETIFSPENTYLTAVGPLSESEIAL, encoded by the coding sequence TTGCCTGAATCCACCGACCGTACCAGAAAAACCGTGCTTCCCAACGGCATCCGGGTGGTTACGGAGCACATGCCGCACGTCCGTTCCGTGACGATGGGCGTCTGGGTGTGGTCCGGCACGCGGTTCGAACCCGCGGAGAAGCCCGGAATCGCCCACTTTCTCGAACACGCCGTGTTCAAGGGCACCGAGAAGCGCAGCGCGTTCCAGATCGCCCAGAGCATCGAAAGCCTCGGCGGATACCTCAACGCCTTTACCGGCCGGGAACTCAACTGCTACTTCGCCCGGGTGATGGACAGCCACCTGCCCGTCGCCGTGGACGTGATCGGCGACCTGCTGCAGTCCTCGAAGTTCGACCCCCATGAGATCGAGAAGGAAAAGATGGTGGTCATCGAGGAGATACACGGCCTCGAAGACAACCCGGAAGACCTGGTCAGCGAGCTTTACGCCAACCTGATCTGGCAGCCCCATCCCCTGAGCCGGCCGATCCTGGGCAACGCGCCGTCCGTCACGTCCTTCACGCGAAACCACCTCGTTGCGTACCTTGCAGCCCGTTACCGGAACGACTGTACATACGTCATCGCGGCGGGCAGCGTGGACCACGAGGCCCTGGTCGATCTCGTGCGGGAACAGTACGATTTCTCCGGGGAGAGGCAGCATGCGGGTACGGATGTCGACGCGGACGTCGACGCCGCGGACGTGGGTCTCGATGCGACGCGACGCAGTAAGCGGCACAAGAAGCGGGTGCTGAACAAGGACATCGCCCAGGTACACCTCTGCCTGGGGGGCGTCGCCCTGCCGTACGGCCATCCGTCGAAGTACGCCCTGTTCCTGCTGAACGCCCTGCTGGGTGGCGGGATGACCTCGCGCCTTTTTCAGAAGATCCGCGAAGAGGCCGGGTTGGCCTATTCGATCTACTCGGACCTGGATTTCTACCGGGATACCGGCCAGATCTGCATCAGCGCCGGCGTGGACCCGAAGGACGCGCAACGTACGGTCGACCTGATCCGGCAGGAGTGCCGGGTGCTGTGCGAGCAACCCGTGCCGGAGGAAGAGCTCCGGGATACGCGGTCCCAGCTGACCGGCAGCCTGTACCTGTCGCTGGAGGAGTCCGGCAGCGTGATGAACCGGCTTGCGAGGGCGGAAATCTACGAGAACACCTGTACCAGCGTGGACGAGATCGTAAGGAAGCTGGATGAAGTGACCACGTCAGATATCGCCGAACTGGCCGAGACCATTTTCTCGCCGGAAAACACGTACCTGACGGCCGTCGGTCCCCTGTCGGAAAGCGAAATCGCCCTGTGA
- the pnp gene encoding polyribonucleotide nucleotidyltransferase yields MAHRVELELAGRTLSLETGKVAKQADSSVWVQYGESVILANVVSESKYVEGRDYLPLMVDYRERMYAAGRIPGARLRREGPPSEKEILSGRQVDHAIRPLFPKDYFYETQVSIIVLSTDMENDHDILGVIGAAAALHISDIPVKAPLAAIRMGRVEGEFVVNPTYSDLEDSDLDFVVTGTPDHIMSLEGSAHEISEDDLTDAILLCHENIKAVIEKIEELRQMVGAPERRSYDSPKTDAELADKVREIALPLVQEGNRTREKKARGDCFGRAADLAVEELAEAYPDSENIIRDLVRDVQSADMHDMIKNEGVRVDGRGMDDIRPIWSEVGVLPRTHGSALFTRGETQSLTVTTLGSKMDEMKQDDLEGDSLKSFMLHYNFPPYSVGEVRMARGPRPRDIGHGSLAEHAIAPVIPSEDAFPYTIRIVSEILESNSSSSMATVCGATLSLMDAGVPIKSPVAGVNIGLIPDDPKPQYLTDIQGVEDHLGGMDFKVAGTREGITSVQLDVKVMAVDEEILRESFARAKTARIFILDKMAETIAETRTQLSDYAPRILTVQVKQDQIGSVIGPGGKVVRGIQEETGAQINIENDGTITIAAVDAAAGEKAKQIIESMTEEPEIGKVYQGTVKRIVDFGAFVEILPGKDGLVHISEWENHRTNSMRDVTNEGDEVTVKIINIDDQGKVKLSRKQVLAAN; encoded by the coding sequence ATGGCTCATCGTGTAGAACTTGAACTGGCTGGCAGGACGCTGTCCCTCGAAACCGGTAAGGTCGCCAAGCAGGCGGATTCATCCGTATGGGTGCAGTATGGCGAGAGTGTGATTCTGGCCAACGTCGTTTCAGAAAGCAAGTACGTGGAAGGGCGCGACTACCTTCCGTTGATGGTAGACTACCGCGAGCGGATGTACGCGGCGGGACGCATTCCCGGCGCCCGGCTTCGCAGAGAAGGACCTCCTTCGGAGAAAGAGATCCTGAGCGGTCGGCAGGTCGATCATGCCATCCGTCCCCTATTCCCCAAGGACTACTTCTACGAGACGCAGGTTTCCATTATCGTGCTGTCGACGGACATGGAAAACGACCACGACATCCTGGGCGTCATCGGCGCTGCCGCGGCCCTGCATATCTCGGACATTCCCGTCAAGGCGCCGCTGGCCGCCATCCGCATGGGACGGGTCGAGGGCGAATTCGTCGTCAATCCGACCTACAGCGACCTGGAGGACAGCGACCTGGATTTCGTGGTGACCGGCACGCCGGACCACATCATGTCGCTGGAAGGCAGCGCCCACGAGATCTCGGAAGACGACCTGACCGATGCGATCCTGCTCTGCCACGAGAACATCAAGGCGGTTATCGAGAAGATCGAGGAGCTTCGCCAGATGGTCGGCGCGCCGGAGCGGCGGTCGTACGATTCGCCCAAGACGGATGCCGAGCTCGCCGACAAGGTGCGCGAGATCGCCCTTCCCCTCGTGCAAGAGGGCAACCGGACCCGGGAGAAGAAGGCGCGCGGAGACTGTTTCGGCCGCGCGGCCGACCTGGCCGTCGAAGAGCTGGCGGAAGCCTATCCGGACAGCGAGAACATCATTCGCGACCTGGTGCGGGACGTGCAGAGCGCCGACATGCATGACATGATCAAGAACGAAGGCGTGCGCGTCGACGGCCGGGGCATGGACGATATCCGGCCCATCTGGTCGGAAGTCGGCGTGCTGCCGAGGACCCACGGATCGGCGCTCTTTACCCGTGGCGAAACGCAGAGCCTGACCGTGACGACCCTGGGATCCAAGATGGACGAGATGAAGCAGGACGATCTCGAAGGCGATTCGCTGAAGTCCTTCATGCTGCACTATAATTTCCCGCCGTACAGCGTCGGGGAAGTGCGCATGGCCCGGGGACCCCGGCCGCGCGACATCGGCCACGGTTCGCTGGCGGAACACGCCATCGCACCCGTGATCCCGTCGGAGGACGCGTTCCCCTATACCATCCGCATCGTCTCCGAAATCCTGGAATCCAACAGTTCGTCGTCCATGGCCACCGTCTGCGGCGCGACCCTGTCCCTGATGGACGCGGGCGTACCCATCAAGAGCCCCGTCGCCGGGGTGAACATCGGCCTGATCCCGGACGACCCCAAGCCCCAGTACCTGACCGACATCCAGGGCGTGGAGGACCACCTCGGCGGCATGGATTTCAAGGTGGCCGGCACGCGCGAGGGTATCACTTCCGTGCAGCTCGACGTCAAGGTCATGGCGGTCGACGAGGAGATTCTCCGCGAGTCCTTCGCCCGGGCCAAGACGGCGCGGATATTCATCCTGGACAAGATGGCCGAGACCATCGCCGAGACGCGGACGCAACTCTCCGATTACGCCCCCCGCATCCTGACCGTACAGGTCAAGCAGGATCAGATCGGTTCCGTGATCGGTCCGGGAGGCAAGGTGGTGCGCGGCATCCAGGAGGAGACAGGCGCCCAGATCAACATCGAGAACGACGGGACGATCACGATCGCCGCCGTCGACGCGGCTGCCGGCGAGAAGGCCAAGCAGATCATCGAAAGCATGACGGAGGAGCCCGAGATCGGCAAGGTCTACCAGGGCACCGTCAAGCGGATCGTGGATTTCGGCGCCTTTGTGGAGATCCTTCCCGGCAAGGACGGCCTGGTGCACATTTCCGAATGGGAGAACCACCGGACGAATTCCATGCGGGACGTGACCAACGAAGGCGACGAGGTGACCGTGAAGATCATCAATATCGATGATCAGGGCAAAGTCAAGCTGAGCCGGAAGCAGGTGCTCGCCGCGAACTGA
- the rpsO gene encoding 30S ribosomal protein S15 — MSIEKEQKEQILADHGRHEKDTGSPEAQIALMTARITELTEHFKVHKKDHHSLRGLLKIVGRRRRLLSYLRKNDLDRYRKLIKDLGIRG; from the coding sequence GTGAGCATTGAGAAAGAACAGAAAGAGCAGATCCTTGCCGATCACGGACGTCACGAGAAGGATACGGGATCGCCCGAGGCGCAAATCGCCCTCATGACCGCCCGGATCACCGAGCTGACGGAGCATTTCAAAGTCCACAAGAAAGACCACCATTCGTTGCGCGGCCTGCTCAAGATCGTTGGCCGCCGGCGCCGGCTGCTTTCCTACCTGCGCAAGAATGACCTGGATCGGTATCGAAAACTGATCAAGGATCTGGGTATCCGCGGATAG
- a CDS encoding bifunctional riboflavin kinase/FAD synthetase — protein sequence MKVLRSVEEAATRYPRAVIAVGNFDGVHLGHGVIIERAIDRSEALRAPCMVVTFDPHPQLVVGRKPSLPILTPTDRKLELLSQFEIDTVLVIPFTDAFARIEAESYVKASYVDTLDIREIVVGYSHNFGRHGRGDRLLLDRLSARYGFAVHVVQPIQVEGSPVNSSRIRAVLSEGEIHDAERLLGHPYSITGTVIRGDGRGSALRFPTANLEPHDPDTLIPRRGVYAVRVGLGERVLNGVMNIGVRPTFGQEVEHCEVHILDFEGDLYNQSIRVEFVERIRDEKRFETVEALKDQISKDVYTTYNMLKA from the coding sequence ATGAAGGTCCTTCGCTCCGTTGAGGAAGCCGCAACCCGCTATCCCCGGGCCGTAATCGCCGTCGGCAACTTCGACGGGGTCCACCTGGGGCACGGCGTAATCATCGAGCGGGCGATAGACCGGTCGGAAGCCCTGCGCGCTCCCTGCATGGTCGTGACCTTCGATCCACATCCGCAACTGGTCGTCGGCAGAAAACCGTCACTGCCGATTCTGACGCCGACGGACCGGAAACTGGAGCTTTTGTCGCAATTCGAAATCGATACCGTGCTCGTCATCCCCTTTACGGACGCGTTTGCCCGGATCGAGGCGGAATCCTACGTTAAAGCGTCGTATGTAGACACACTGGATATACGGGAGATCGTCGTAGGCTACAGCCACAATTTCGGAAGACACGGACGGGGAGACCGGTTGCTGCTGGACCGGCTGAGCGCGCGATACGGTTTTGCGGTCCATGTCGTACAACCGATTCAGGTGGAGGGGAGCCCGGTAAACAGCAGCCGGATCCGAGCTGTCCTGTCAGAAGGAGAAATCCACGACGCCGAGCGACTGCTCGGCCATCCCTACTCGATCACCGGCACCGTGATCCGCGGGGACGGACGAGGGAGCGCCTTGCGGTTTCCCACCGCAAACCTGGAACCGCACGATCCCGACACCCTGATCCCCAGGCGGGGGGTATACGCGGTTCGCGTGGGCCTGGGAGAGAGGGTGCTCAACGGCGTGATGAACATCGGCGTCCGGCCCACTTTCGGCCAGGAGGTCGAACACTGCGAGGTGCACATCCTGGATTTCGAAGGGGACCTTTACAACCAGTCCATCCGGGTGGAATTCGTCGAGCGTATCCGGGACGAGAAGAGGTTCGAGACCGTCGAAGCGCTCAAAGACCAGATTTCAAAGGACGTATATACGACGTACAACATGTTGAAAGCGTGA
- the rbfA gene encoding 30S ribosome-binding factor RbfA — protein MAHRRTARVADLVKQEVSQIIQHEMKDPRIGFVTVTSVDVSVDLRHARVYFSVLGTQEDQKASLEGLERAKGYIRTQLGRRIKLRHIPELLFRYDESFDYAQRISNVMRSIETTDNESGSQADQVKADHVPADRIQADQGDDEGR, from the coding sequence ATGGCACACCGTCGAACGGCACGGGTGGCTGACCTGGTCAAACAGGAAGTCAGCCAGATCATTCAGCACGAGATGAAGGACCCCCGAATCGGATTCGTGACGGTGACCTCCGTGGACGTTTCGGTCGACCTTAGGCACGCGCGGGTCTATTTCAGCGTGCTCGGTACGCAGGAGGATCAGAAAGCGAGTCTGGAGGGACTCGAACGGGCGAAGGGGTATATACGGACGCAGCTCGGCCGGAGGATCAAGCTGAGGCACATTCCGGAACTGCTCTTCCGGTACGACGAGTCGTTCGACTACGCACAGCGTATTTCCAATGTCATGAGGAGCATAGAAACCACGGACAACGAATCCGGTAGCCAGGCGGACCAAGTAAAGGCGGACCATGTGCCGGCGGACCGGATACAGGCGGACCAGGGAGACGACGAAGGCCGATGA
- a CDS encoding DUF503 domain-containing protein has product MIVGLCRIDLFLPESRSLKAKRQVIKGLKDRIRNRFNVSVAEVEHQSLWQRATLGLAMVSEEKGYVDRTLRQVLNLVQAEPRLLVLDHTFEWY; this is encoded by the coding sequence ATGATCGTAGGGCTGTGCCGAATCGACCTGTTTCTGCCCGAGAGCCGCTCGCTGAAGGCCAAGAGGCAGGTGATCAAGGGGCTGAAGGACCGGATCCGAAATCGATTCAACGTGTCGGTCGCCGAGGTGGAGCACCAGTCGCTCTGGCAGCGGGCCACCCTGGGACTCGCGATGGTTTCAGAAGAGAAAGGTTACGTCGACCGGACGCTGCGGCAGGTGCTGAATCTGGTCCAGGCGGAACCCAGGCTGCTGGTACTGGATCACACATTCGAGTGGTACTAG